A window from Acinonyx jubatus isolate Ajub_Pintada_27869175 chromosome E1, VMU_Ajub_asm_v1.0, whole genome shotgun sequence encodes these proteins:
- the CCDC92B gene encoding coiled-coil domain containing 92B: MDTVSLEHQIQSVQRHISFLKKEQMALLRDLHLEILRLQKRCSELTHDLEMREAQSHQQEAASRELESKCRALESQLAARAAANAELRREVAQREALVSALRCSLRTEERRFLEELRRRSHRATVLGTELQKHTEAAAYLSCQLHAARQRLQTPRPGPAAAAAATEPRPRRRAQRARRPPAAEAAAKGPGRDWAAWDRAARALDDIDPMPDPALFLYARRPPRPSGRSPRQPPPQEPPDRAGPPAAPNPPSAPGEPE; the protein is encoded by the exons ATGGATACCGTGTCCCTGGAGCATCAGATCCAGAGTGTGCAACGCCACATCAGCTTCCTGAAAAAGGAGCAGATGGCCCTGCTTCGAGACCTGCACCTGGAGATCCTGAGGCTGCAGAAACGCTGCTCAG aactgactcatgacctggagatgaGAGAGGCCCAATCTCACCAGCAAG AGGCGGCGTCCCGGGAGCTGGAGAGCAAGTGCCGCGCACTGGAGTCGCAGCTGGCGGCGCGGGCGGCCGCCAACGCCGAGCTGCGGCGGGAGGTGGCGCAGCGCGAGGCGCTGGTGTCTGCGCTGCGCTGCAGCCTGCGCACGGAGGAGCGCCGCTTCCTGGAGGAGCTGCGGCGCCGCAGCCACCGCGCCACGGTGCTGGGCACCGAGCTGCAGAAGCACACCGAGGCGGCCGCCTACCTCTCCTGTCAGCTGCACGCGGCGCGCCAGAGACTGCAGACTCCGCGcccgggccccgccgccgccgccgccgccaccgagCCCCGGCCCCGCCGGCGCGCACAGCGGGCCCGCCGGCCGCCCGCCGCCGAGGCCGCCGCCAAGGGCCCGGGCCGGGACTGGGCCGCCTGGGACCGCGCGGCCCGCGCCCTGGACGACATCGACCCCATGCCCGATCCCGCGCTCTTCCTCTACGCCCGGAGGCCCCCGCGGCCCAGCGGCCGCAGCCCGCGCCAGCCACCTCCCCAGGAGCCCCCGGACCGAGCCGGCCCGCCGGCCGCGCCCAACCCGCCCAGCGCGCCCGGGGAGCCGGAATAG